The DNA segment atccgaaactatccaaaatatccgtttctgaatatgaaaataataataaaaaataaaaattaaataaatagttggattttcggataatgaaatctggtatccgagaatttcggatatccgaattttcggatatccggttttgaacacccctacacaCAATGACTTAAACACACTCCTTCCATCAATCTCTCTCTATATGTACATAAATATAAGGGGTAAAGattaagggtatgtttggcaaaagtaactggtggctggtagctgaaagctggtagctggtggctggaagctggtagctgtagctggtagctagtagctgtagctttttagatatatttggtgtttggtagagtagctggagcttttaataaaatgtataaaattaccaaaatggacataactaaaaatttagaaagttggtgcattaaatagtttcttattttgagaggttaaaatagtcatttttccctaaaagcttgtagctccttctaaacgctactagtagtagcgttcaaccaaaagtttcaagctcctaacctaaaagcttaaagctccttcaaccgaacaagactttttattaagtaggagctttttcttaaaagcttaaagctagaagctcctaaaagctccatgccaaacataaaaagtttattttgtctAAGTATGATAAGAAGGAATCTTAACCAtttatttttcaaatcaatggttaagatgaaaatgtAGGAGAAATGGGGAGTGCAATGGTATATTTTTCAAATGAATGGTTAAGAGATAAAGTAAAAAAtagtataataataaaaataagatataaagATGTGTAATAAGATGACCCTAAATATAATTTACAAtatcttatatatttttttcttaataatttaaaatatcttatatacttttttttttcttaataacCGATTTATATACTTTTTTTTCTTAATAACCGGGTTTATACTTCTAGAGTCTAAATTGACAAACACCCTCCGTCTCAAGTAGGATACAATTACAAACACCCTCCCCTCTCATGCCCTTTTAACACTTGACACCAAGAACAAGATAAAAAAGGGCATTAAAAGAAATTTTGTGACCAAAATAAAAATCACCATTTTTGCTTCTCTACCTGAGTCCTCACAACCTTCAATTCTTCAATTCCACATGATATATTTTCAATTGTTAATTCTATGTAAttatttgttaactttttttttaaatttaagaGTTATTCCAAGATATTTAACCTTATTTTCCGATCATAATTAACTTAAGTAAGGCTagagggtgtggtcatgaccctcatgatcaCCATGACCCTTCACGTCAGCGCTCTGTCACCCACCTTTAACCCGTCATCCAAAATCattaccctaagggtgtggtcatgattcaaaacactatccccttatttatttttGTCTGAAGAAAAAAGAAAGGAAGTCTTGAAAATGGAAAAGAGGAACATGGTTGCAATGCTTTAATCTATGCGAACCATGGTGGATCAAACAAATGGGTGATGTAACATTCCATTTATATTCCTACATGACGAATCATGGACCGATGACCCACAGGCCACACCCTTCAGCCTAAGTAAGAAGGTTCCAATATTCAAACGTAATCAAagcatcatcaccatcaccatcaccattaTATAAACCACCCCATCTCCCAAAGTCATTGTTTAATCAAATATCTCTAACCCCTACCTCATACAATGAATTCTCCAAATGTTGAAATCATCTCAGATTGCTTCGTGAAGCCCAAATTCATATCAGAAGAAGCAAAGAAACCGATTTACTTCTCTCCATGGGATCTCATCATGATTTCTGTAAACTACATTCAAAAGGGTCTCCTTTTCCGCTTATCGGAAAATCAAGATTTCTCCATAACCACCTTCTTGGATGACCTCAAACACTCTCTTTCCGCCACCCTTACTCATTTCCACCCGCTCGCTGCCCGTTTAGCCACCGTGAAACACGAAAACCCGCCTTCTATAACCATCTTTCTGAACCCCGAGAATAGCCCCGGAGCTAGATTTATCCATTCGTCTGTTAATTTAACCGTGGCGGATATCCTTAAACCCACGGACGTGCCGTTGGTTGTTCAGTCGTTTTTCGATCATCACCAAGCTGTCAATAACGACGGTCACGAGCTCTCGTTGCTGTCCGTAAAAGTGACAGAACTTTTAGACGGTATCTTTATAGGATGCTCCGTCAACCATATGTTAGTTGATGGAACCTCGTACTGGCATTTCATCAACTCATGGTCAGAAATGTTCCAATCTAAAGGGCAAAACAGTCATTTAACTCAAATTTCACGTCCTCCGATTCTGGACAGATGGATTCCGGCAGGATCCGCCCCGATTGTCACCCTCCCGTTTACCCATGAAGATGAATACATCAATAGACCAGACCACCCAATGTTGAGGGAACGAATCTTTCACTTCTCGTCGGATTCGCTTGCTAAACTCAAGGCGAAAGCGAATTCTGAGTGCGGTACGACAAAGATTTCCACTTTGCAGTCGCTCTCCGCGGTTGTGTGGAGGTGCGTGACACGTGCCCGGCGGTTTCCGGTAGATAAAGAAACTGGTTGCATGATGGCCGTGAACAACAGGAGCAGACTATCCCCACCTGTACCTGAAAATTACTTCGGTAATGTTACTTTATTTACTTCTTGTTTATCTGTTTTAGATATAGTTAGTTTTGAAACACTGATCTACTCTACACATGAATAATGCCCCACCTtagggcgttttgcgccatgtgctAGTCCAGTCAGTAATGAGACGTTTTTCATatatgggtgtagtggggatgtgagacattatgttaaaaggggttTAATAAtagaattaaattaaaaaaaactatcAAAAAATGTCATTGAGCAGAAAACAATCAAAAAAGGGTGATTGGTCAACACACAAGGGGCTCAGGCGTTTTATATACAACGCCATTCAAACTTTTGGTTGAAAAACGCCCAGGGGGCAGCAATGGGGCGTTGTTGGGCGAGTTTGGGCAAAAAAAACGTCCAAATTTGGGACGACTATGGGTGGTCTTAAACTTTCAAAACTAAAAAACCCTGATCTACACCCCTACATGTTAGTTGTTTTTGTTGCACAGTTTATTTAATTATGTACAAATACTAGAATATTGATGGTATTTTACTGGTTGTCTTTACATAGTTGTTGGCATAATTTGTGCTTCTTCATTGTGAACAATTTCATCGTTACAATATGATAGATAATATGCAGTATAGTTCTTTCAAGAAAAAATATTCTAACTACTTTTACATAGTACTTTTATCAACAAGAAAAACATACCCAATCAACACCCCTAGTgggtgtgtgtatgtatatataaaaaactTAATTTGAGATGAATACAAATCAGCCTAACCGGGGTCTATCAGACTACAGGTAATATGATTCAGACGGTGAAGGCAATAACAACGGCCGGGGAGTTGCTTGATCATGGTGTCGGGTGGGCCGCATTGCGGTTGCACGAAGCGGTAGCGAGCCATGGTGATAAAAACATTAAGGAATTGATGGAGGCGTGGATGAAGAGCCCATTTGTGGTAAATGCGAGTGTGCATTTTGACAAAAATAGTGTACATATGGGAAGCTCGCCTAGATTTGACATGTATGGAAACGAATTTGGATTGGGGAAAGCATTGGCGGTTTTGAGTGGGTATGCTAATAAGTTTGACGGGAAGGTGACTTCGTATCCTGGACGGGAGGGGAGAGGAAGCATTGATTTGGAAGTCTGTTTGTTGCCCGAAAACATGGCCGCTTTTGAATCTGATGAAGAATTCATAAGTATTGTTAATGAGGAATttaataagttaaatgtatttctTTAAATTGATTTACTAGGGAATGAACTTTACCAAAGGTTTGTATTAATTTACACGAATTTATGAATCTTGGTATTTTTTTACTTTGCTGTATACCCTTATAAGTTATAACTAGAGTTTTATATTCATTTTTATTCTTACAAATATAAAGGATCTAAGGGTTGTAGTTGTATAGAGTTAAGAGACGTGTAAAATTACACAAGATTGTAATATATAATCATAGTTGGGTGactttaaatgaaaaaaaaaaaacgttcatAACATTACTGGAAATTTGAAATATTTGGTTAGtattttacaaaataaaaaacaaaatcaTAATGAATTTAAGGAATGTTTTGTTACCTGTTTTATGAAATAACTAGGCGCTGGAGCTTTTCTATGATGTGGTGAACCGAAAATGGTTGTTGCGGTACTGCATCAAACATAGTCGTAAAAGTCGTTAGGCGCTCCCTAATCAGAGTTGAGACTTgagagtactcgggaagtacttAGCCTAAGCGGAGAGTACTCGGGCCTCGGCAACAGGGGCGAAGTAtttaaggggcggggaggggcgcccacccccccgaacttttcggccagtagtgttatatatgtacgtttcgtataggattttgtaggtatatacgttttcgaccccccggttttataaaaaaaattaggtatatacgtttccgACCcccggttttaattttttttatttatatagcccaaataaaatatttaattagtCTAAATATTATAGCCCAAATCATTATATTTGGTAGAATACTAGAATGTATATTATATAACCCAAATCAAATTATTATATAGCCCAACTTAAAAGCCCACCCTATCCAATTTTCATAAGGTTAAAGGtatgtgttttttatctttagttTTAATTTAAGGCTGcaatttatgtgatttaggttgaaattaTGGGTGAAATTGGTCCGAATTTTTgccctaaacttgttgaatctttctgtaactatgtctaatattatttgtttaatcttattgtGATTTGATTTAGATAGAAATTATAGTTTGAAATTTAGTGTGATTTGCTAACTTGTTTTGTTATCAGATTATGCTACGTGGAAGAATAAAATGATAACTTTTTTTAATGTTTGAGAaggttttttatttgatattaacgTTTGACCTGACCTGACCCGAATCGAATCACCAACGCCCGACCCAAACATACACCTCGAAACTACGCGATAGAAATTTTTTTTTAGATCCGTTACtttccgaccccccgaacttttttttcaagcttcgccactgcccggcagcctaccttgtagcaaGTACTTGGGGAGTACTCAGCCATACCTTGTTTTACAAACATGGCATGAGTTGCGAGAAGTGGTGATGGTATGCAAACATTCAAACGGCGTAGTTGTGAGATATATGGTTTTGTGGCTATCCGTCATAGGCAGTAACTCAAACCGAAACAGAGGGTCAGGTTGCGAGAAAAGGGCGTGGATAGGTAGTTTTTTTAATATCAAAGGGTCAGGTTACGAGAAAAGGGCGTGGATAGGTAGTTTTTTTAATATCAATCTAGTCTACTCTGATATTGTCACCCTCCCGTTCAGCCATGAAGATAAATACATCAATCGACCAAACCGCCCAATGTTGAGGGAACGAATCTTCCACTTCTTGTCGGATTCACTCTCTAAACTCAAAGCAATAGTGAACTCTGAGTGCAATACCAC comes from the Helianthus annuus cultivar XRQ/B chromosome 4, HanXRQr2.0-SUNRISE, whole genome shotgun sequence genome and includes:
- the LOC110936118 gene encoding uncharacterized acetyltransferase At3g50280-like, which produces MNSPNVEIISDCFVKPKFISEEAKKPIYFSPWDLIMISVNYIQKGLLFRLSENQDFSITTFLDDLKHSLSATLTHFHPLAARLATVKHENPPSITIFLNPENSPGARFIHSSVNLTVADILKPTDVPLVVQSFFDHHQAVNNDGHELSLLSVKVTELLDGIFIGCSVNHMLVDGTSYWHFINSWSEMFQSKGQNSHLTQISRPPILDRWIPAGSAPIVTLPFTHEDEYINRPDHPMLRERIFHFSSDSLAKLKAKANSECGTTKISTLQSLSAVVWRCVTRARRFPVDKETGCMMAVNNRSRLSPPVPENYFGNMIQTVKAITTAGELLDHGVGWAALRLHEAVASHGDKNIKELMEAWMKSPFVVNASVHFDKNSVHMGSSPRFDMYGNEFGLGKALAVLSGYANKFDGKVTSYPGREGRGSIDLEVCLLPENMAAFESDEEFISIVNEEFNKLNVFL